A window of Chaetodon trifascialis isolate fChaTrf1 chromosome 3, fChaTrf1.hap1, whole genome shotgun sequence genomic DNA:
AGACTAGGAGGATCTGACCTTCGACTGGAGTTGAGATTGTTTTTAGCGGTCTGTGCTGCTCGGGAGTGGGCACTGAGGAAGGCCAGGGCTGAGCGCTGCTCCTCGCTCAGGTGGACACTGTTGCCGTTGTTCTCGGATACAAGCAGCTCCCGGATCAGCTCTAGCTGACGTTCCTGTTGCGCACGCAAACCAGCAGGTAGGTAATGTAGTAATGatccataaacaaacaaacaaacaaaaaaaaaacactgacaaatgaGGAAAAGTCCATTATTTAGTGATAATGAAAAATCACTAGTTACACAAAATTTACGGACATATGAGGTGAGCTTTACCAAACACAGTGACCAATGACATTATCTGAAGATTAACTCCtagcattttcctttttctaatTCCCAATGTGTCCCCCACACAACCCTGCAGATACACAAGATTTATAATCGTGTTGCACCAACCAGCTTCTCATAGACTGCCTCAGCCTTCTGCCGCCGGCGGATCTCCACATCCACCTGGTTGCGAGCATGCTTTAGTTTGACCTCCAGGGCTCCCCTCTCAGTCTCTACTTTAGCCAGCACCCCTTTACAGGAAACCAGCTCTTCATCTGCCTGCAGCCACTTCTTACGGCACTCCTCAAAGTTCATTGCCATCTGGAGGAACTCTGAATAAGACAACGGTGGAGGAGATTATTGTATTTCCTCCCTGCACAATATACCGCTTTCCTCTGTGGTGGGCATGTGTAATAGGCCTCCAAAAGTCCACTGGTTTTAGTAGCAAATATGCAAAGTGACTTAGatggaggacaaaaagacagagtGCTATGctgtaaagaaacaaaagacagagtGCTCTGCAGTAAAGTGCACAGATAAGCAACAATGCCTTCCTTGTTagttaaaatggaaataaactgCATTATCTGGACTATTGAAATGGAAATTTTTACTACACCCCACTAGCTACTTCGACCCCCATTTGTGTCATGGGCTGCAGCATCAATTTCCACAGCATGTTTGTAGTCCTGGTCGCAGCCTTTACTTAGTGAGGCAGAGGTTCTGTAATCAATACTGCGTTTGCATTCATTGTCTGTGGCCAATAATTCACTGCACCTACTAAACACATTTCGGGATGGAAACGTACCCTATAATGCTGCGACTAACCTTAGCACCAAGCCACCGCGGACCATCTGAGTTTCACTAACGCTACACAAGTACCTAAACGCCATCGTGCTTCACTGGCATGCTTCTTAGGAGGTGGCAAATACCAAAACAAAGTGTGGAAATAACTTACGTGGTTCAATTCCCTCATTCAGACCATCCACCTGGGCTCTTAGACTCTGAAACTGGTTGTACAGGTTCACCACAGACGACTCcattgtgttttactgcagctgGATGAGCTAAAGTTGACAACATACTTAGATCAGTCGGAAAACATGGGTGAGTGAGTTGGATAAGCATGCTAGTTGCGTCATAGTTACTTTGTTTTGTTGAGGATTTACATCGTTTTTCGAGTTGAATGCATTTAGCCATTCGGGACTAGTGTTAGCGTTGAATGAGCAGTGACGTTAACTTACTACAAATGTTACGTGTCTGTAAACAGGCTAACGTTCAAAACATGCGAAATGAAACAAATACTTGACAgtacgaaaaaaaaaaacgtaactTATTTTTAGGTTAACTTTCCACCGTATTCAGTTCAACTCCCAACCACGCTAAGCCAGGTTTAGCGTTCCTGTTCCTGTGAGTTGCGGCATGCTAACTTTAACGTTAGCAACTTTAAGTTGACCTGACTTAGCTACCTATCGATACGTGgttcaaaacaacagcaacaaaacacttACCTGTGCAATATGTTTCCTGTAGCAGTGCGGCTGACATGGGATGTAACAACGCCTGATGTTAAAAGCAGAGGTTAGACGTTTATTCCCACACCAGCATGAGCAGTGCCACACCTGTTTGATAAAGTTTGCGTTCTTCTTCAAAGTTCAAAATCAGCGCCGGTTTTCTTCTTCGTCAGCTGTGGCTGAGGCCAGAGCGCTCTATCGCCCCCATTCATCCAACGTTGTAACTGCAGGAGATTGATACGTTCCATAGAGTAGATCTCCAAGGATCCCCTGGAGTCACAGAGGGGCTTAGAGGTATACTATAAGATCCCTATGAGATGATTAGTTATTTATGTAatattcaaaacacatttattgtATGACCTTAATATAATTCGAGCAGATGACCTCTGGAGGCGTAGATTATCGTAAGCAGAAATTGAAATTGCACTGTATGAtattaacaaaaacattttgggTTACCATAttcatttgttgaaaaaaaGAGACTATTTAATCTCCGTTTCTGTTGTCCAATTCATCATCAGTTATTAAACTTTAATCATGTCAAGACTTCAGAGGTCCTCTTAGTCTATTATATTGGTTATAATAACACAATGTATCTATTAATCTACTGTAAATTATGTTTGAGGTCGCTTTCTTTTAAACCTGTTTCTAATTTATTAACTGTACCTAGTAACCCCTTTGGTAATATAAATAACTTTGGTATATGAGCcatttatttcacataaaaatagGACAGGCAGTTTTGCTTGAGGTGAGTCAGTCCGGTATCTgtgcctcctgctctcctcctgcatATCAAAGTATGCAATATAGTATTGTGAAATTATGTGTGAAATCATAAAATCCTTTGAAACAGTCAGTGACTGTGTCCTGTTGTCATGGCCCTGGCACATGGGCTGCACACAACAGCACCATTAATCAGCCATGGATGGCATATCTgggttcagcagcagctctactGTGCAACATTTAATGAGGGtagtgcgcgcgcgcgcacacacacacacgcacacacacacactcaaacattaAATCAGTTGcagtgtacatgtatgtgtcCATAACACATTTGATCTGTGTGAGCTTGGGTTTTTATAATGCTTTGGCATTACACTTGCCCCCAGAACATTgtatatgcttgtgtgtgttcttaATATTGCAGCTCCATTACAGTTGATTTTGAGGTAATAGGATCTGTCAGTCAATATgtgctctctgtctttatcaatTATTCATCTTTGTATATAGGTCCTCCAGTCACAGATCATTTACCTGTCAGAATTCTGTCAAACACCAATCACTGTCAGCCCTTTCTTCAACTGAGTCCACTATTACTGCAAAGCGCATGACCAAGCAAAAAAATGCGAAATagttcatttttcaaaacagaGCAGTTGTTTTCAGgagacatttttcattcaccattatgtttttaaatgtgatatAGTGTAATTAGGCCTCAAACAGCATATTGTATAAGGTACGTTACCACATTGCCAAGTTTATTCAGACAGGCAGCATAAGGCGACATACACTCCCACAATCATATAAAGCATTACACAACCAGTAACTTGTACTGTAATACCTTCACATATTTTCTTTGATTTAGAAGCACTTTTTTGGACAGAGTGTTCACCTGAATAATGAGTTCACAAATTTTCAGCTGtctgtttaaaatgtgcattgaTACTACAACAACAAGGTCCAAATTTCATGAGTGCATTTCATGAGTGAACAAAGTATCAGGAGGCTCCAAAGCACTGGAGTTTCAGAGGAGGCACCTGCAGGTTGTGCTGACTATGGGGTTAGGCTTTCTCAGTGGCACCATTGGAAGGGTAATGGATGTACAAGCAGCCTCATGGGGAACACTTGGCAGATATACATCTACTTAGGAGGATGCATTGAAGCAGAACACACCCTCTATACATCCTGCACATATTTGTGCTCACAAAGCAAAGGGAAGTTTAAGGGTCTGGATACAGATAAAGCAAACAGGCTTTTGAAATAGTTTCCCCCAACATTATGCATATAGCTTCTGTCCACTTTATCCCATAAATTAGCAAATGTGCTTATAAATTATTGAACATAAACAAAATCATCCATAGTTTTAGAGGgagtggagaaaaaaatgaataccTGGCACTGAGATAGAATAATGCATTGATTTTTACTGATTATTCTGAAGTTCTGTGTTTATGATGGGATTGTATTAGATGACAATGCATTGTAAGTGTGTCTCTAATTAGGACCACACTGTAATACGCATTGTACACTACATTACAGCCTTACCTAAGAGTTCAATCAACACCTTCCTGACAACAAAAAGTGAACATTTCAAGCTTCACAAAGGTGGTTTTATTGCAGAAATAATATATTGACTTTCATTGTATTTTAAAAGTGTACATTTTCCCTTCTGTCAACCTTCCATTGATTTGGCAGTCTAGCACCGAAAGTCGATTTAAATATAATAGTCCGGCGTTAACAGGATGTTTTTATAAAATGGAATGGCACACCACCGGCAAAACTACTTCCATCATCTGTGTGAGGACGCCAGATGAATCTGTTGGTGCTAAGTGAGTCTGCAAATCTGTGGAAACGCTCTGGCCAAGTGAGTATAGGGAAAAGATAATGTGCATAGGTGCACTCCAACATCCCATCAATTGGATTATAAGTGGAATATATCTCTCAGAGAGTGTTTACTGGAAAAAGGctccctctttccctcactgcttcaacaacaacaacaacaagattTTCATCTTCCCTTTTTTGGAAACCTGACACGTAGTAAACACTCCAACCCAAACATGTTCATGAGTGGATTAAAGAACAAATATTTTCCAGTTTGAAAAATGGGAGTGAGCTCTATAAAAATATTAGTTTTATTGATTTAAGCTTGTTTGAGCAGTAAAATCTCTTGTTGCTGAAAGGAAAGACAAGGACATTCAAactaaaagaaaataaaaatgctgctcCTGTCCACAGAATCCAGTACTATTTATAAACTGTAGATGTAAAACACTTACATACTGATAAAACTATAATATTACATAGGAGTGAGATAAGCCCTGTAGTGTTCTCGAGGGAACAACAAGAAAGAGTCAGGCAGTGCTCAAGGCTGAAGCCGATTCACAATGCATTTGTAACAGTGTAGTTTCCCAGAAAGGAgcagacaaaaagaggaaataaaaaaagaaattgataCTTTTTCAATGGCTCAGTATAATAGTTTCAACATATCCTCTCAGAGTTGTTTTAGCTTTAAAACCTTCATCCTTAATGACTTCCTTTTGCAGCCACCTGAAATTATTAAGAACAAAAATCAtgaagtgacagtgacagtaagCGGGGGAAGAAACTTGGCATTGGAGATTTCTTACAATTTGTTGTAACTGCATGACGGAGTGATTTCAAAGTAAGCTACAGTCCTCCAGTTGTTCTGGAGTCATTAATAATGTTGCTGCATGCAGAGAAGTGTGAGGACGTACTGAATGTTAAATGATCACTGATCCATTAGCCCTACTGTCACTGTCTCTCATCTACTAATCTCCATGAGAATGGCGTGCAGGTTCCTGGGTACAGCACAGCTGCTGACAATGGCGAAATTAAATGTGGCCTTTCTCTAAGGATCTTCATGACCCCATGGTGCAAATGGGAATGACGATGATCAGAATGATAACCACTGCAGTGCCAATGAGTGCAAGCAGCTTGCAGACCTTGGCCCGGCGGAGGCCAGCCTCCTTACGCCTGAGTAGAGCATCGTAGCCTGGAGTGTAGATGTCGTCCATCCAGAACTCCATGTTGTTGGGGTTCAGAGACTCCTGGCCCTGAGGAACAGGATGtcatttaaagatttttttaagaGGAGATATACAACTCAAATGGATTAAAGGCAAACCCTAATCTGATCTAAGATGTTAAAgtaaaattcaaattcaaaaacTCATACACTCTTTCCTGTTGTGTATCGTTCATTTATGTTGTGGTTATTTCAtgacaaaatgtaatttaatctATTTTTCTTGAGCTTGCATGATGTGTTTATAAAAATCTGTCATTTAGTCATGTATGGACCACAACCACTAGATGACATAGCAGGAAACAGAATGTAATTAAATAACAAATGCAACCCTTTCAAAGTCAACAAATCTTACTTGTAAATCCAAAGGGGTGACTCGTGCTTCTCTGTCGTCTACGGTCCATATGggcctccctctcccctcagcCAGTCTGGGGTCCATGATCTTCCCAGAGGTTAGCCCACCTGTGAGGCTGCTGTCTTTGTGACGGAACAGGGATGAGTTAAACACTTGTTCCACCAGGTTGGAGGATTTATGGGAGAGTAGATTAGCTGTGCTGCTGGATTGATCTGCCTGGAAGGAAAACAGtccaaacacattttatttacactGTGCATACAACAATACCAATTTTACCCTTTAAAAAATTTGAAAGTTGACAATATTAGTTTAAAATCGTGACTAAACATGCACATGAATTTGAATATATGTgagctgtgtttctctgcagcccTGAACAAAACAGTGTTCACTGTAAAGGTTTGAACTAATGCCCTAAACAGTGGCCTGATTGGCTTGTCAACCAACCGcgtaatcacacacacaaccactaAATATGTCTACCCAGCAGACCACAAGGCAAGCTACAGGCCTAACACATTAAGTGGTTGCACAGCATGTATTTACACACGGTGCAAACACTGAATTTTGAAAGTCTGCCTTTGAAAGTGAATCTGTTTAAGAACTGATGCTTACATGGTGAGAAACCCATCTCTCATCTGAcagttatttttcatgtatCATGGAAAATATAGAAAAGAATGTCCACAATAGAATCACTCTACCTGTCCATGTGAGGCTTTGCCATCTTTACTTTTCGAGAATGACACTGTCCAGTCTCTTGCAGAGGTAGAAACACTGGGCTGTTTGGCATCAGAGACACTTTTCTCCTCTGGCTGGGTTTTGGAGGCACGGCGTGACGACGCATCCttcttcccctctttcctcccttttgAATCACCCTGGCTTTTGCTGCTTTCTATTTGCTCCCCAGGAGTGTTCCACCGACTCCAGTCCAGACTACTAGTGCTGGTCCCAGGAAACAGATGCCCAGATGCAGACAGAGGCTGAGGCTCGGATGACTCAGATGGGGTTAGAGGATGGCTCATGAAGGAAGAGACACCACTGAGAGGCTCCAGCCATCTCCCACTACTGCCTTGTCCACCACTACTGACAGGCTGCTGGATCTTTTCATCCAGTCGCTGCAGGGCCGAGAGTACCTGAGAAATCTCAGCCTTAACATCATTCAGTGACTCCAGTTGTCTTTCTATCTGGCTCATACGGAGCAGCAGCTTACAAACACTGGCCTTGAGCCCATCATCACTGCTTTCCAAAGAGTGGAAAAGCCTTTGGAGTTGACCTAAGCGGCCACGTCTGGCCTCGGGGGTGTCCTGGTTAATGGCTGATGATCCATCACTTGGATGCAGGACTCCTGTTGAACCACACATGCTTATGTCATCTAAGAAACGAAAGATGGCACTGATGTCATCCTCACCAAACTCAGGGTCGTCTAATGAGGTCATGAAAGAGAGGCGATCAGCGTGCACCAGGCTACGGAGGCGCCGGGGGTCCGGTGGGTCTGTCTGGGTTCCCTGAGCCTTGACTACATCACCTCCACTTGGCAATCCACTATCCCCACTCTCACCTCCTGAGGACTCTCCCAAACTGCTGATAGCAGGGGTTGATCGTCTTGGAAGTTGCCCCCCTTGTGATTCCATCCCCTGTCCAATGCTTTCCCGGCTTATCCGGTCCTCTAGACTGTGACTCTTGTTGCTCCAGATGGGCCTCTTGGTCCTGGGAGGTTGAAGGTGCCGGGGGGACCACTCTGGGACTGACCCAGGTCCAAAGTAAGTTGAGTCCTGTAGGTCATCAAGGCTCTCGTGTTTAGCACGCTGCTCTGGCGATTGGTGGACTGTAGTTGGTGACGGGTAAGGATTTGGGATCATTTCAAAGCTCTGATTGTCGAAGCCTTTCTGCCCCGAGCTGGGGCTAGGAGAGTCACTGTTAATGGTCACCTGGGGTATCAGAGGCGGCTGGTTATGGAAGTCCTTTTTGAAGATGTTTCTCCTCTGGTCGACAGATGATCCCTGTTCAGGTTCAAACACCTCCACAGGCGCAGAATCTCCACTAGACTCACTGTCCGTCTCCAAGGGCAGGTAGATATTCTTCATGACTTCGTTGGGGATTTGACCACTAGGGTACAAAAGAGTTGTGTGAGGCAAGTCAAAAGACACAGCCCTCGCTCTGATTGGAGGGGAAGACACGAGTGAGATCGGATCAGGGGGAAGACTTGCTCGCTTGCGGGCAGAGTAATTAGATCTTGGAAACAGCAAGTGCTGGTCGATAGGCCTGCCACTGGAGTCAGAGTGGGAACGAGTTTTCTCTCGACCATAAATGTTCAGCTGGTGGATTCCAGGCAGACTGGGGCCTGGAGACTGGTCGACAGGGAGGACCGCCTGGGCCCTCATTGGTTGGCTGTCATCAGTAGCCCCACCCGTCATCTGAATAAGATTGAATATAGTTACAATATCAGCAGCGACGCCTATGGGTGAAAGCCCCTGGCCTCTGGCAGAAACCCGGTCTCTGAAGAGAGTGGCTGGGAAACAGGGGTCCCGGCTGGCAGCCGCAAACAGCAAACTCCTGAGCTCGATGAGGTGCTCCAGGTCAAAGCGGGTGCTGACCATGCGACAAAGGTCCTGGAAGGTCAGAAATTGGCGCATATTGGCCAGTTCCTCCAGGATCCCCAGAAGGACCCCAGAGTATTCCTGCTGCAGGTTAGCCATGGCTGCTCACCTGAAAGGGAAAACAAGGCAGTTAGCACAGCAAAGCAACATTATTTGTAGAGcagctttcaaataaaaaaaaggttaaaaggTAATTCAAAGTGCTctacaaaacagataaaaagtcaCTAAGACAAGATTAAAGACGAGAAGATGAGAGAAGATGAGATGAAGTGAAGAGAAGATGATTACAGGTGGTACACCCAATCTGAAGTGTGATAATAATATATCAATAATTTGAAGTATGTTGTGTATTATTGTGTATTTGAtaagaataaataaagcaatGGTAACAAAACATTATTGGACATTATGCGTTAAGGtataatatttgtttttattctctaAAACATTAATATATATCTTTATCAATGCTATTGTTGCATTACGTGTTATTCATACAACAACAGTAGTAATAACACAGGGACGTTTCGCGTTAAAATATATTGGATAACAGTTCTCCACTAATGTCTgactgttttaaatgaaaagtttcGCTACAATATCAGGAGTGTTTCAGATTTGATAGTCTGCACAGATATGGCCGAATCAAAGTAGACTTTAAAGCTCAGATGGAAAAAGCCCTTTGAGGGGGAATCTGGAAAGCGACCTTATTTTTAGGCCCTAAAATAACCGATCATCTGATCTGATGACGCCGTCACATTGCGCACATCTTTGCCTCACTGgacatttttcatcttctcGTTTCTACTAACAGCTTCAAACTCGCCACTTGACTGAACAAATGCTGGATGTCTCGATGAATAGATTAACATGCTTTCTATAACTTTATTCCAGGCTTCTTTGAAAACGGTTTGAGGACGTAAGACAGGACATTTCCTTGGAAAAGGCGCATCAGTCTGTCCTGCGAGTCCCCTGATGTGTTTGCGTACCAGCTGCGAGAAAATCAATGACATGTCAGCACTGCAAATGCAATTTGGGTTGTAAACATCTTACTAAAGGTGTAGCTTAAGCGGAGGTGAACCTGATCGCATGTCCACTTACCTGAATCTATTCAAAGAAAATAACAGTCACGGCTGCGtccatgaaaaatgacaaataaaatccAGTTTTATGCAAACAGCGAGGCCATATTCCAGATGGATCCGTGTCGGCTCATACTGTCACAGTCCTTTCATGGGTTTCTCTGTTAGTAGCACCGACTAGCCGAAAGCccaggcaggagaggagaaaatgagaaatcaGGTCATCTTCCCACAAGTCCCTGCAGGCCCCTAAGGGACCTTAAAATACATCCAAACGGTTTCCCCTCGCCACAGATCAGCGACGATACACGCACAGCCAAGAATGCACCTACATTTCTGATTGATAAGTTGGAGGACAGACACGCACACCTGGCAGGACACTCCAGAGTGTATGAGTGGGTCTGGTCCGGGAGCATATTTTCTCAGGGTCCCATAGCAATAATTTGTTATGTGTGCAAGTTGAGTGTACGAATAAAGGTCAGATTAAAAATTGATGTTTGCTAATTGACACTCCTAAAAGTCCAGACTGACAGTTAACCATAGGGTCTTGGGTAAATTGCCTGCTAGACTGCTGGCTTCACGTAGAACTGTCTGCCAGACTTCAGCCATCCCACACTTTTCACCATTACTCTGCATTATCATCCATAAAGGGTTGTACTTAAAGCCCCATTAGAGCAGGAGAAGGGCAAGGCTTTCATCGCTGAGTAGTAGCACTCTGCTACAATCAGACTGGACATCTCTAATTCATCTAACAACTCACAGAGCAGCGCATCCATCATCCCATGTACTCAGGAATCACCAGGAATCAATGCAGTGAATGAGCCGTGGCATGAAAAGCAATGTGGCAGTAGGTGCGGGGCGGTAATGTATTACTGCCTGGCCTGTAGCAGGGGACTTCTGCATACCAGgtgaaaaaagcacaaaaaatgacagtgttttCAAAAGATAATctgcttttgttatttttcagtttcattatATAATggtacatttacaaaaaaaatactgttttgtCATTGTTGCAACTTTTCAGCTCCAGAAACATTTAAATTAGGGATGGATCCCTCTTGCAGGACGCAAACAAACCTGGCACCAACAGACAGGTACTGGCACTACTTAACAAGAGTAAACGTTTTTCAGGACATTTCTGTATGAACATATAAATAAGACTGTGTTAAGATTTCAGATGAGATTCTTGttcccttttcttctttggTTTTGATTTCACCACTGGAGTTACAATCGTTGGAGTCAGCGAAGGATTCAAGGCTGGATCTAACGCTGGGTTCAGGGAAAGCAGGTCCAGTATAGTAGCACTCTCATTACCTGTGGAAGTATGACATCATGAAGAACAGAGACATGGACACAGGAGTGGCGTGTGCATATTTTTTCTATATGAGGTAAAGGTGCTCACCTGTGTTGTCCTCGTCATCGCTGGGCTCTGGATTTGGACTGTGGAGAGAAACCCGGGCCAAAGCTGCCAGCTCAGTTATGAAGCTTTCTTCTGCCTCCTAATGGACGCAGAAACACAGTGTTGACAGACACTAACAATGCAAGCTTGTAAACCAAGTCATAAATCTATTAtgaggtaaaaacaaacaaacaaaaaaaaagcctagAAGATAGAAAACATACTAACCAGCAGCTGGGCTTTGATCCTTTCCATGGTCTGATCCTGGGCTACTTTCCTCAGCCTCAGGTCAGCGTATATCATTTCCTGTTCCAGATCATACTGCTCCAACACCTTCCTTT
This region includes:
- the LOC139329224 gene encoding major intrinsically disordered Notch2-binding receptor 1-like produces the protein MANLQQEYSGVLLGILEELANMRQFLTFQDLCRMVSTRFDLEHLIELRSLLFAAASRDPCFPATLFRDRVSARGQGLSPIGVAADIVTIFNLIQMTGGATDDSQPMRAQAVLPVDQSPGPSLPGIHQLNIYGREKTRSHSDSSGRPIDQHLLFPRSNYSARKRASLPPDPISLVSSPPIRARAVSFDLPHTTLLYPSGQIPNEVMKNIYLPLETDSESSGDSAPVEVFEPEQGSSVDQRRNIFKKDFHNQPPLIPQVTINSDSPSPSSGQKGFDNQSFEMIPNPYPSPTTVHQSPEQRAKHESLDDLQDSTYFGPGSVPEWSPRHLQPPRTKRPIWSNKSHSLEDRISRESIGQGMESQGGQLPRRSTPAISSLGESSGGESGDSGLPSGGDVVKAQGTQTDPPDPRRLRSLVHADRLSFMTSLDDPEFGEDDISAIFRFLDDISMCGSTGVLHPSDGSSAINQDTPEARRGRLGQLQRLFHSLESSDDGLKASVCKLLLRMSQIERQLESLNDVKAEISQVLSALQRLDEKIQQPVSSGGQGSSGRWLEPLSGVSSFMSHPLTPSESSEPQPLSASGHLFPGTSTSSLDWSRWNTPGEQIESSKSQGDSKGRKEGKKDASSRRASKTQPEEKSVSDAKQPSVSTSARDWTVSFSKSKDGKASHGQADQSSSTANLLSHKSSNLVEQVFNSSLFRHKDSSLTGGLTSGKIMDPRLAEGRGRPIWTVDDREARVTPLDLQGQESLNPNNMEFWMDDIYTPGYDALLRRKEAGLRRAKVCKLLALIGTAVVIILIIVIPICTMGS